CTGAATCTGCTGAAACAGAAGCAGACCTCTTTTAATACTTAAGGCTTCAAGAATATAAATGACACCGGAATAATTTTGCTGTTCCTCTACTAAAAATTTAGAAAAGATGGCTTCATCTTCTGATGTGGGATAAACGCTGTATGAACCCGGCAAATCGATAACCTCCACCTCTTCACCTTTGTACTCATAGTTTCCCGAATGACTCGCTACGGTAACTCCGGCATAATTTCCTGTTTTCTGCGTTTTGTTGCATAACAGGTTAAATACGGTGGATTTACCAACGTTAGGATTCCCTACGAGAAGAATTTGTTTGTTTTTTAAGATGTTTTGCATTGCTAATTCGGCTTATTTCCGAAGAAAATGATTGAAATTTAATTTAAAGCTTCTACGATGATAAACCGTGCTTCCTCTTCACGAAGCGCAATTCTGCTTTTTTCATCACCGAACTCTACGTACAGCGGCCCGCTGAAAGGAGCCTGGTAGAGAATTCTGAAGGCCGTTTCGGGCAGAAGTCCCATTTCAATAATTTTATTCGGCATCTTAAGGTCGTCATTTTCGTAACCTACGATTTTCCCTAACTCGTTTTTCGGGAAACAACATAATTTGTCTGAATTATCTCTTCTCAACACTAAAAATTTATCGCAAATATACGCTATTTAAATTTAATCTAAATAAGCTTTCCAGGTGAAAAGAGTCATAAAAAAACCCTGAAACATAAATATGTTCCAAGGTTTACAAAAATATAATTTAGCTATGAATGACTACTTTTTTGCCTTAGCTGCGGCAACCTCAATTTCTATCGGATTGTTGTTTGCTCCGTAAAAATCTTTCAGCATTTTTTCCTGCTGTTTTACCATATCTCCTATGGTCATATCGCTTCCGGGCATTTTTTGAGAAAGCATCTCGGGTCTTAACATTGGTCTTGCGGATGCAAAAGGATCTTTCTTAAAATCGGTGAAAGTCTTAGTGAATTTTTCACGGCTCACTTCCTGTACTTTTCCACCGTTTCCGCCGGGTGAAAGGGTTTCCAGATAAGTAACCTCATTAAAGTTTTCTACTTTTTTATTTCCTTTCAGCTCCCATGAATAATTTTTGCCATCATCTTCGATCTTTACGATAAGACCTGGCAAACCATGAAATTTATAAGGTCCGTCCTGCAGCGGAATATCTGGTGTAAACCATGCATTCCATGTTCTGCCACCGAATTCGGTTGTGGCTTTCTGGGTATTGTAACTGCCAATTTTTGCCTTCTCGTTAGATATTTTCCAGTTCAGTTTAGTATCGTCGTTATATCCTATATTTAGGGGCGTAAAACCGCTTGAAATGCGCTCCACATATTGGATTTTCATGTCCGGATAGAATTTATATACTTTTTCTGAAAATTTAGGCATCGTTACCATTTTCGAGAAATCCTTGAAAACACCGGATTTCTGCATCGCTTCCACTTGAATTTTCAAAATTGAATCCTGCGCAACCATGGTATAATCCCGGTAAATTGATTTCTCTTTTGTAATATCGAGAATCATCATTACTTTTTCAGTTCTTGCAGAATCTTTCTTCGGTTTGAAGTTGAGTTCATAGAAGAATCTGTTGGCGGTTTCCTGCGCATTTGCGGCAAAAAACAAAGTCAGTAAAAACAGGCTTGCAAATTTTTTCATGTTCTGATTTTAATAATTAGTGCGTGGTCTTGATAATTTGTTACAGAATTTTAAGAATAAATTATATTTTTTTGTGACCAGAACTTCTTCATTTCGTTTTAACTTTAATTCCTGAAAAAATAAATAATATGGAAACGTTACAAAATTTGAAAGATGAGCTCCAGCAGGAATATGAAACTACTAAACGTTTTATAGACCGATTTCCTGAGGGTAAAAATGATTACGCGCCTCACGAAAAAAGCATGAAAATGATGCCGCTGGCCACCCATATCGTGGAAATTGTAGGTTGGCCGGAGACTATCCTGAACACAGAAAAACTCGATTTCGCAGCAGGTGATTACAAACCTCTAAATCTGACTTCGGGGGAAGAACTGAAGGAAAAACTAGAAGAATTTTACGCCCAAAGTAATGCTGCGATGAATCAACTTTCGGAAGACAGCCTTAGCGGTAAATGGGCAATGTACATGGGCGATCAGCTTTTGGCAGATTACAGCAAATACAGCGCAATACGCCACGCTTTGAATCAGCTTACCCACCACCGGGCGCAGCTGGGCGTTTATTACCGATTAAATGACATTCCCGTTCCCGCAAGTTACGGCCCAAGCGCAGACGAACAGAACTTTTAGTTAAGTTTTAATACGTTAAGTAAATTGATGGAAACCGTTCTGCAGAAAACAGAACGGTTTTTTATGGCTGCTTTTCAATTTTATTATTGTTTCTGGCCATTTCTTCTTTTGCATTCTGCTCCATTGCGCGCAGGATCTCTGCAGGATCAGAAATTTCTTTCCCACCCATATTAATTTTTACCTTCGAATTGGGACGCGAAAGTAATTCGCGCATGCCCTGCACGGGATCATTTTCATACTGTTTCAGCTGTTTCACATACTGCTGGCGGTTTACTTCAAGCGGTTTTTTCCTGGTGAACGGAATATCTTTCCCTTGAGTGTTAAGTTCTTCCGCTTTAATTTCCTGAATTTTCTTTAATCCCTTAAGTTCCATTTTGTGGCTCCCTGTCTGATCATAAATTTCAACAATTAAACCCGGCAAACCCGAAAATTTGTAAGGTCCGTCCTGAATCGGAACATCTGTAGTGAACCAGGCGGTCCACATTCTTCCGGCAAAATCTGTGGTTGCTTTCTGAACTTTAAATTCACCAAGCTGTTTTTTTTCGGGCGAAATTTTCCAGTTTATTTTGCGGTCCTCTAAAACTTTGTAAGCATCGTTTCCGATGTTGGCAATTAAATAAGTTTTATAGTCCGGATAATTTTTCTCCACTTCATAATTAATTTCCCCACCCTGACGCTGTCTTGAGATTGAAACATTTCTCGTTCCGGAAGCCAACTGTTTCTTTATGCTTTCCTGAACAATAGAATCGCTTTCAAAAGTGCTTTTGCTGTAAAATTTCGATCCTTTTTTACTGATGTCGAGATACATCCATTCAGTTTTCAGACTGTCGGTTTTGGTAGAATCCGGTGCAAATTTATATTCATAGATCACTCGGTTATTCTGCGCCGAAAGCATCAAACCAACCAATAAAAATAAAGCGGCTAATCTGTTCATGAGTTACTATTTAAAGTTGAATTTTACCGTAAACATCACCTGGCTCGGGCGGATTCTAATTGAGCTAACGGAAGTCAGCAAAAATTGCGGATCATAAGTAATTCTTTCGAAAACATCAGTATTAGCAATGTTAAGCCACTTAATCTCAAAATCGATTTTCTTTTTTGCCCAGGTGTATTGGTATGAAATATCGTAAAAAGCATTTGTAAAACTCTGGTTTTTGGCTTCGGTATTAATTTCGTCCCAGAAGAAACCAATGGTATGGTTTTCGAAAGGATAAACATAGGCTGCGAGATTGTGATTCCAGCCCGAAGTTTTATTTTCAGAATTTTGACTTGTATTTTTTTGTGTCGCCCAGTTAAGCGTGGCTGTATAATCAACGCTTAGCCACGAGAAGTAAGTGTTGTTGAATTTAATTCCCATATTCTGGCGGCTGATTTTCGACTCTTGCAGCTGATTAAAAAACGAGAACGATTTAGAATCAGAATTTGAAAAACTCAACGAGGTATTGGTTTTAAATTTCGGAAAATATTTGCCGATTTCTGCGCTTTCGGTTTGACTTTCGGAAGTGTTATCTAAAGCAAGTAGTGTCAATGATGAATTGAAACCGTCGCCAGAAAACCTCTCTATTAGATTTCTTTTGTTCACTGAATAACTGTAACGAACATTGAAAAATAAATTATTCAGCGGGTTACGGTACTCTAATCTCGATCCCAGATTGCTGTTTCTGTATTCCGGCATGATCATCGGGCTTTCGTAATTAAACCTTTGTGTAAGTCCTAAAGGTGATGTAAGCATTTTACCTTCATACAGGAACCCGAAATTCCCAAAATCATTGCTCTGACTCGCAAATGCCCAAATTTTAAAGAACGAAGCAAAATCCAGACTTGCAAACAAACTTGGTTCCAGCACAGATCTAGTCGTATGAAGACTGTTGCCGCGCAAATTATCCCTGTAAGTGATATCGTAGAAATTGTAAGGCAAATTAAGGCTCAGATTAAAACTGTTTGATTTGAAATTGATGCCAACCTGCGTATAAGGCTGAATTTCATTCCAGTCTGTATCATTCTGAAAACTTTGTCCCAATCCGGTATAAGCTGTTCCGTTTGACCCGGAAAGAAGAGACTGAAGATTGTTAAATCCTAAATTTAAACCGACTTCCGGTGTAAACGTCCATTTTTTATAACTGAAGCCAACGGAAGCAGAATGATTTGCCATGAAAGTTTCTGACTCAGCATCTTGTCTCAGTGTTTCAAAACCCCCGGCTTGCGGAAAATTACCGTTCGCATTTACATAACTGGCCGGTAGAATATCCATAGTCTGGCGGTCTTTCTGGTAACTGATGTAACTCATCACGTTGAAAAGTTTCTCTTTCCACGGCAAAATTGTACTCAATGAGTTCTGGAAAACCCCCGAAGGTGAATCCAAAAACTGGTTACCGAACTTGGTTATTGGGGTATTTGTCCCAGTTGCTGGCGGCAAAAGGTTGTTGATTGTTGCATTGGTATCATTCCAGGAGCCGTTCCAGGTTGTGGTGTTTTTAAAGAATCCTTTTTTAGCATTCTTAGTGAAAATTAATTCCCCTTTGCTGGCATTGGTATAGAAATGATTGGCAGATTCTGACAGATATGTCCCACCTGCTGGCACTATTGATGAGCCCTGTTCGTAGATTTCGGTTTTACTGTCTGTTCTTTCAATTGCGTTGTTGGTATAGCTCGCACTTGCTTTCAGTTCCCAGTCTTTGCTTTTGAAAGGCGTTGTTAAAACGTTCGCAGAAAAGAAATGAACATTATTCATTAAATATCTTTTCTCCGGAACGTCAGGTACATCGGCAGTTTCCACTCGTAACCATGATTTTGGGGTTGCCTGACCTCTTCTGCCTTCCCAACGGTTGCCAAAACCTAAAAGATTGCCCTCTTTTTCCACGCTTTCGCCATTATTGTTGGCTTTATAGTTTACGACCCACTGGTTTTTCTGCCCGAAAAACATCGGCGTGAGTTTTACATTCCAGAGTAGAGGGTCCATTCCTACGCCTACCTCTCCCCTCCCGGTCATCGTCACCGATTTCTTTAAAACTACGTTCAAACCGGCATTCTCAGACGGAACTTTATCCTGAAGAATTTTTACGGGCTGGTGGTTTTCCATTACTTCAACTTTCTGAACAGCATCTTTAGGTAAAGAATTGTTTACAGTACCGTAACCTCCTTCCATCAAATCTTTACCATTAACATAAAATTTATTGATGGGCTCGCCCTGATAAAGAACTGAGCCGTCCCCATTCACCTCAATTCCGGGAATTTTCTTTAATACATCTGCTAATGTTCTGTCGGCCTTGCTTTCGAATGCTTTTAAATCATATGAAATGGTGTCACCTTTTTTGGTAATGAGTTTGGTTTTCAGTTTTACCTCTTTAATTTCGGTCGCATCTGATTCCATACTGAAGTTCAGGTTTTGATTTTCGTTTTTAATCGATTTTAAAAGCGGCTTTTGGTTAAAGGCCTTGATTTTTAAATCAACATTTCCGTCAGCTGAAGTAAACGTTACTTTATACTCCCCTTTGGAATTAGAGATCGAGAAAGCCATAATCGCACCTTTTCCCTGCTCTTCAATGGTTACACTGGCACTGGGAACCGGCTGTCCGTCGGAATCAGTAATTTTTCCGGAAACGGTTGTCTGGCCAAAAGCGACTGCTGAAAATACAAAAATGAGAAAAAGGGAAGCGTAAAATTTCATGAAAGTTTTTTAAAATTAGTATTCCTTTCACAGTTTTTGTTACAAATTTAGAAACTGTCAGGTATGGATCAACCAATAAGCGGTTACATGTATTGAATAAAATATCGCACTATTTTCATATTTAGACTTCTTTTTACCTAATTTTGCTCACTAAAATACGCCTTATATGGGATTACATTTAACGCCTATAGATGTTGTAGAAGACATTTCTCAGGAAGATTTCCGAAAAAAATATCTGCTTCCGCGCAAGCCGGTAGTCATTCGCAATATGGCTAAAAACTGGCCCGCCTACCAGAAATGGACCATGGAGTATATGAAGGAAACCGTTGGCGATGTTGAAGTTCCGCTGTATGATTCTTCCAAAGCTGATCCGTCTGCGCCCATTAATGCTTCCGCTGCGAAAATGAAATTCGGTGATTATATCGATCTTATACAAAGGGAGCCTACCGATCTGCGGATTTTTCTCTTTGATCCCATTAAATCTGCGCCTAAACTTTTAGCAGATTATCTCTCTCCTAAAGAATTGATGGGCGGTTTTCTCGATAAGTATCCCAATATGTTTTTCGGCGGAAAAGGCTCAGTAACATTCCTTCATTATGATATTGATATGGCGCATATTTTCCATACCCATTTTAACGGTAGAAAACATGTTCTTCTATTCGATTATAAATGGAAAGACAGGCTATACCAAATTCCTTACGCCACCTATGCGCTGGAAGATTACGATATTGCGAATCCCGATTTTGAAAAATTCCCTGCATTAAACGGTGTTGAGGGAATTGAGTGTTTTCTGGAACATGGCGACACGCTGTTCATGCCTACAGGCTGGTGGCATTGGATGAAATATCTGGACGGAAGCTTTTCCATCTCACTCAGAGCGTGGGATAAGTCCTGGGCAGTGAAAGCACATTCGCTTTGGAATTTAACGGTTCAAAGAAACTTCGACAACTTTATGAAAGGAAGATTCAAGAAAAGATACATGGACTGGAAAGAAAAAAAAGCTGTAGAAAGAGCAAATTACGCACTGAAAAAAGGACTTCCAAAATAAATATAATACTAAAAAAGGCAAACTAAAAAAAGTTTACCTTTCTATTTACTTAATCCGGAAAATTGGATATAATCCAACAGATCCTTCATAATACTCGGAATTCCGGTAAATCCACTCCAGCTGTGCATTTCCATCTTTTGCAAATTCTGGATCTGAAATTTTTTCAAGTTCAAAAGCAGTTCTTAAAACCTGGTCGTTTTTTAAAAGCTCGGCCGCCGTGTCTTCAAAAACATAATCTGAAAAATATTCCTTCTGCCCGAGAATTGCATCAAAGAAATTCCAGTTAAAGAACGAGTCTGTCGCTTCCGGTTCCAGAGTTTCTAACAGATATTTCACACCTTCCTGTTTCGTAGAAACCAGAAAATCTCCCTTTCTTACGTTTACGTTTTTAAACTCTGATTTCGTTTTGGTTTCATAATGCAGGTAATGACCTTCGTACGGTTTTTTCACCGTTTTAAAATCCGCAATGCGGTAGATTTCGACATTGATGGTTGAATCTTTTGCAATTTCTGTCATCTGGATATTATTTCTTTTCAGATATTCAATTACCTTATTTTCAGATTTCGGAATGACATAATATCTCGGAATGGTCACGAATTTCGTCGGTTTATACGCATTAAAAAATTTAACTTTTCTGATGAAGGGTTTCGTTCGGTCGTAGTACAGACGAGGTTTTCCGGAAACTCCGCTCGTTTTTTTTCCGGCTTCATATCCTTTGAAATCAATAAGCTGATATTTGGTTTCATCCAATTTCCACTGCAGAGCGTATTTCATTCCGGGCTGATATTCCGCAAAACTTTCCGCCATTTTCTTCTGGATTTCTTTTGCGTTTTTCTGGGTGTGGTTAATGGAGCTCAGCATATATTCGTAAGTAGCGCGAACCCTGTCGCTATAAGGTTTCAGCATGTGTGTTTCTGCGACGGTTCCCAAGGTATTAAAGAGTGTGGTATAACCTGTGGCGTAGCGGGGTGAATCCATAAAGGCAGGGAAACCTTCATCCGGTGAATCACCGTGGATATTGACGTAAGGCGTTGTGAGAATTCCTTTTTTCTGGATGTTCTGCAGAATTTCCGGCTGCATTTTTTCATTGAAGTAGCTGCCCAGTTTATCGCCTAAACGTTCTTTACTGGTAGAAATGTAGGTGAAAAGATATTGGTAATCTGCACCGTTACTCACATGATTATCAATAAAATAAATAGGTTTGAAATGCTGAAAAATCTGCTGGAAAGCTTTCGCATTTTCCGTATCGTTTTTAATAAAATCGCGGTTCAGATCGTAATTTCTCGCATTTCCCCGGAACCCGTATTCCTCCGGGCCGTTTTGGTTGGCGCGGCTGAACTTTCCTCTTCGCAGCATGCCGGAAATATTATAAGACTGAATGGCAGCAATTTTAAGATTTTTAGCAGAGGCTTTTCCGGTGGCCAGATCGCGCATGAGCATCATCGCGGCGTCAATTCCGTCGGGTTCACCCGGATGAATTCCGTTGTTGATCAGGATGACAGGATTGTTTTTGTTTTTTGAAGGATTAAAAACGACCACTTTAATCGGTTCTCCGTTATCATCTTTCCCGAAATTTTCTACCGTAATGCTTTCGAAATTCCGGTTGAGATCATCATAATAATTCACCATTTCCTCATAAGTTACGGTTTGGTTGCCGTTGCCTTTTTCGTAAGGAGTTTGAAAATTTTGAGCAGAAAAAAATAGAGGTTGTAAAAGAAAAAATAAGGTGAGTTTTTTCATAAAAAATAATTTATTAGAATTCTAAAGCCAGCAGTATGAAGGAACACATATTGATAATTATTGCATAAAAATTGGGAGAATTCAATCCAAATTTTTCTTTTTTCCAAAGGAAAGGCAGTATGACTAATTGCGCTGATGTCAAGATCAGTAAAGGAATTACAGAAAACTCCATCAAAGTGCCAGTAACAATTCCCACGTTTAGAAATAATCTCACGGCTATTTTATAAAAAATTATATATAAAAGTATAGCGAAGTTAAAAATTACTTTAGCATTCATACTACTGCAATATCTTAAAAATCCGCAGAAAAATTCTGCGGATTTAGTTATTTTCAGAGGTTTACATTCGGGGGTTGAAAATTAATCATTCAGTTTCAGCACCGCCATAAATGCCGATTGCGGAACCTCAACTCTACCGATCTGTTTCATCTTTTTCTTTCCTTCTTTCTGCTTTTCAAGAAGTTTACGCTTTCGGGAAATATCACCTCCGTAACATTTCGCCGTAACGTCTTTTCTTAAGGCTTTAATGGTTTCTCTTGCAATAACTTTCGCTCCTAAAGCTGCCTGAACAGCGATATCAAACTGCTGTCTCGGAATCAGTTCCCGAAGTTTTTCGCACATTCTTTTACCGATGTAATACGCGTTGGAATCGTGAATTAAGGACGAAAGTGCATCTACCATGTCTCCGTTGATCAGGATATCCATCTTCACCAGTTTGGATGCACGGAACCCAATCGGATGATAATCAAACGATGCATACCCTTTTGAGATAGATTTCAAACGGTCATAAAAATCGAAAACAACCTCCGCCAAAGGCATGTTGAAAACCAGTTCTACTCTTTCTGAAGTCAGATAACTCTGGTTAACGATTTCGCCGCGTTTTTCGATACACAAGGTCATTACCGCACCTACAAAATCGGATTTGGTGATGATTGAAGCTTTGATAAAGGGTTCTTCAACACGGTCCAGCATCATAGGATCTGTCATTTCCGACGGGTTATTGATGAGGATCATTTTGTCCGGATCTTTCTTGGTATAACCGTGATAAGAAACGTTGGGAACCGTGGTAATCACGTCCATATTAAATTCGCGGTCTAGTCTTTCCTGTACAATTTCCATGTGTAGCATCCCAAGGAAACCACAACGGAATCCAAAGCCCAATGCTGCAGAACTTTCCGGTTCGAAAACCAGCGAAGCATCATTGAGTCTCAATTTTTCCAGGGAAAATCTCAGTTCTTCGAAATCTTCGGCTTCGATAGGATAAATTCCGGCAAAAACCATGGGTTTTACCTCTTCGAAACCTTCAATCGCAGCGGGTGCACCGTTCTCGAAAGTGGTGATGGTATCTCCTACTTTTACTTCTCTGGCGTCTTTAATTCCTGAAATAATATAACCTACATCGCCGGTCAGAATTTCTTTTTTGGGCGCCTGTTTCAGTTTTAAAGTTCCTACTTCATCAGCCTCGTACATTTTTCCCGTCGCCATGAATTTAATTCGCTGGCCTTTTTTAATGCTGCCGTTGACAACTTTGAAATACGCTTCAATTCCTCGGAAAGGATTATAAACAGAATCGAAAACTAAAGCCTGTAAAGGTGCATCAGGATCGCCCACCGGAGCCGGAATTCTTTTTACAATCTGCTCCAGAAGATCGTGAACGCCTTCACCGGTTTTTCCGGAAACACGCAGAACGTCTTCGTACTCGCAGCCGATCAGGTTCATGATCTCATCGGTAACTTCTTCAGGATTTGCGGATGGTAAATCGATTTTATTAAGGATCGGAATGATGGTTAAATCGTTTTCCAACGCTAAATATAAATTGCTTATTGTTTGAGCCTGAATACTTTGCGCAGCATCTACGATAAGAAGCGCACCTTCACAAGCAGCGATCGAACGGGAAACTTCGTAAGAAAAGTCTACGTGTCCGGGAGTGTCGATAAGGTTCAGGATATATTTTTCGCCATTGAGTTCGTAATCCATCTGGATGGCGTGGGATTTAATGGTGATCCCTCGTTCTTTCTCCAGGTCCATATCATCCAGCGTTTGCGACTGCAGTTCTCTTTGGGTTACCGTGTTAGTATATTCCAAAAGTCTGTCTGCCAGTGTTGATTTTCCGTGGTCGATATGTGCAATAATGCAGAAGTTTCGTATGTTTTTCATTGAATATTCTAGATAGTTGGCAAATTTAGTGTTTTTTACCGGAATTTTTCTTACGATTTCGACCGGTATTTCGCGATAGGGATAGCAGCGGAAACCCCGCAACAGCATTGGGATTGCATTGGCGTGAGGAGTTGCAGCGTATAGCCCGACCCGGGAAGTGGGTTTTGCGGTGGCGAGGGGATCGCCCAAAAAAGAACGACCTCTGCAAAATAATTTGTAGAGGTCGCTCAAACATTAAAAAAATAAACTATTATGGTCGCCTGCTCTGCGGGCTGTTGGAGCGCCCGTCTTGTTTTTTGTCTAATATTTTGCTTCGCATTTTACCTTCCGTCTGGTACATTTGCAAAACCTGTTGTGGTTTTAGAACCTTAAGGAATTTTTGCGCATATATTTTTCTGTTATCTAAAAGTTGCTGGCCAACATCGAAACTTTCATTAAGCTGTTTTGTAGCTTCTTCATCGCTCATGTTGTCGTAATCTTCACTTGGCTTAAATCTGCTTTTAATGTTGTTCTGCTTATCCTGATATTCAGCATAAAGGGTTTTGAACTCGGTCTGGTCATTTTGCGGAACATCTAATTCTGAAACCATCATATTTTCGCGGAACTGTTTCAAAAGTGACATTTTTTCCTGCGGGCTCATTTTCTGGATGATTTCTTTTCGCTGTTCTGGTTTCATCTTTTTCCAGTCGTATTTCTGTTCCTGCGCATAACTTAGCTGCGAGCCGGTAATTACAGTGATGAGTATAAATAAAATCTTTTTCATGTTGGTTTCCTTTTTAATAATACAAATCGAGATAAATATCCTGTTCTGTATTTTTTCCTAAATCTGCCAATTCTGCTGAAGTAAAATTAGCAAGAATCTGGTCGACCTGAACCTCAGGGTTTGGAGCGTTTACTTTATTCTGAACTGCTGCGCTTGTTCCTGTTTTTGCTGAAACTGCCAATGGCTCCCTGTCTTCTCTTTGATTAACTGCTGCTACAGAAGTTAAATCGTTTTCCAAAGTTTGATAAGCAATTCTAGCTTCTGTATGTGATTCGCTTTCTGATAAAGCGTTTGCTTCGGTGTTGTTAACCGCTGTTAAAGACTGCTCTTTACTGATTGTATTAATACTTTCACCATCCTGTGTTACAAAAAAGGTAACTCCAAAAATCAGTGCGACAGCGGCCGCTGCTGCATAAGCCCAGTTCATTTTAATCACCTTCGCCTGCTTCTTCGGAAGAGTTTCCTGCAAAACTCTGGCCTGAATGTCATCAAAAAAATGATCCGGGGCGGTGTAAATATTTTTACGTTCTAATTTCTCAATATCCAAATTTTTCATTGTTGAAAAAATTTATTCTGTGTAATTTAATTTGATATAATCTTCTACTTTCTGTTTCGCGTAATGGTAATTGGTTTTTAAAGTACCTACCGACATGTCCAGTATTTTCGAGATTTCCTCGTAAGGTAAATCCTCATAATACCGCATGTTGAATACCAGTTTTTGCTTCTCAGGCAGCGAATGAATGGCTTTCTGCAGTAAGATCTGAATTTCTTCGGCTTCAGCAGATACATTGTCGGCAACCAGATTCTGCAGATAATATTCGGAGTCTTCATCCGATTTCTGCATTCTTTTCAGTTTGTTAAGCTGCTGCAGCGATTCATTAGTTGCGATCCTGTAAAGCCAGGTATAAAGCTGGCTGTCCTGCTTAAACTGATGAAAATTCTGATACGCTTTTATAAATGTTTCCTGCAGTACATCCTGAGACAGATCGTGATCTACGATAATTCTTCTGATATGCCAATATAACCTGCTCTGATAAGCATCCATCATCAGGCGAACTCCTTTTTCACGGGATTTCTCGCCAGACATCAGCCGGATAATTTCTTCTTCCTTAATCTTCATTGAGATGCTTTCAGGGTTTTGATGGTAAATTTAATTAAAAGTTAAATAAGTATTTCAATTTTCAGTCCAAAGCAAAATAATTATATTTGTTCATATTTATTTTCATGAAGATTGTAATTCTGGGTTCGGGGAATGTAGCTTTTCATCTGGCAAAGGCTTTCAAGGAAAAAAACATCGCTGTATCACAAATTTTCGGCCGGAATGAAATTGCGCTGAAAGAGATTTCAGAAAAATTCAGTATTCCGTATTCTACCGAAGAAGTTCCCGATGCTGATTTATACCTGATCTCTGTAAGTGATGACTCGGTAACCAATATCTCGAAGAAAATTTCAAAAGAAAACTGTCTCGTAGCACATACCTCCGGTTCGCTGCCAAAGGAAATCCTGCAGGGAAATTACCGAAAAGCCAGCTTTTATCCTTTGCAGACCTTCTCCAAATCAAAAAACCTCAATTATGCCGAAATTCCTTTTTTTGTTGAAGCGGAAAACGAAGACGATCTGGAAATCCTGAAAAATGTGGCGTTGAAAATTTCGGAAAACGTAATGATTTCTGATTATGAAAAAAGAAAATACATTCACCTGACTGCAGTTTTTGCCTGCAATTTTGTGAATCATCTTTTTTCAAGAGCCAAGGAAATTTCTGATGCTCAAGACATTCCCTTCAATTATTTTTTGCCATTAATTGATGAAACCGTCCAGAAAATTCATGAAATTGATCCCAAATCTGCCCAAACCGGACCGGCGGTGAGAAATGACGGAAGGGTTTTAGAACTTCATGAAGCATTAATCACGGACGCGGAACACATGAAAATTTATAAAACGATGAACGAATCTATAAAGAAAATGTATGAGTTATAAATCGAAACTTAAAAATATAAAAGCGTTCGTATTTGATGTTGACGGGGTT
The window above is part of the Kaistella faecalis genome. Proteins encoded here:
- a CDS encoding Rossmann-like and DUF2520 domain-containing protein; protein product: MKIVILGSGNVAFHLAKAFKEKNIAVSQIFGRNEIALKEISEKFSIPYSTEEVPDADLYLISVSDDSVTNISKKISKENCLVAHTSGSLPKEILQGNYRKASFYPLQTFSKSKNLNYAEIPFFVEAENEDDLEILKNVALKISENVMISDYEKRKYIHLTAVFACNFVNHLFSRAKEISDAQDIPFNYFLPLIDETVQKIHEIDPKSAQTGPAVRNDGRVLELHEALITDAEHMKIYKTMNESIKKMYEL
- a CDS encoding RNA polymerase sigma factor translates to MKIKEEEIIRLMSGEKSREKGVRLMMDAYQSRLYWHIRRIIVDHDLSQDVLQETFIKAYQNFHQFKQDSQLYTWLYRIATNESLQQLNKLKRMQKSDEDSEYYLQNLVADNVSAEAEEIQILLQKAIHSLPEKQKLVFNMRYYEDLPYEEISKILDMSVGTLKTNYHYAKQKVEDYIKLNYTE
- the lepA gene encoding translation elongation factor 4, yielding MKNIRNFCIIAHIDHGKSTLADRLLEYTNTVTQRELQSQTLDDMDLEKERGITIKSHAIQMDYELNGEKYILNLIDTPGHVDFSYEVSRSIAACEGALLIVDAAQSIQAQTISNLYLALENDLTIIPILNKIDLPSANPEEVTDEIMNLIGCEYEDVLRVSGKTGEGVHDLLEQIVKRIPAPVGDPDAPLQALVFDSVYNPFRGIEAYFKVVNGSIKKGQRIKFMATGKMYEADEVGTLKLKQAPKKEILTGDVGYIISGIKDAREVKVGDTITTFENGAPAAIEGFEEVKPMVFAGIYPIEAEDFEELRFSLEKLRLNDASLVFEPESSAALGFGFRCGFLGMLHMEIVQERLDREFNMDVITTVPNVSYHGYTKKDPDKMILINNPSEMTDPMMLDRVEEPFIKASIITKSDFVGAVMTLCIEKRGEIVNQSYLTSERVELVFNMPLAEVVFDFYDRLKSISKGYASFDYHPIGFRASKLVKMDILINGDMVDALSSLIHDSNAYYIGKRMCEKLRELIPRQQFDIAVQAALGAKVIARETIKALRKDVTAKCYGGDISRKRKLLEKQKEGKKKMKQIGRVEVPQSAFMAVLKLND
- a CDS encoding M14 family zinc carboxypeptidase, with the protein product MKKLTLFFLLQPLFFSAQNFQTPYEKGNGNQTVTYEEMVNYYDDLNRNFESITVENFGKDDNGEPIKVVVFNPSKNKNNPVILINNGIHPGEPDGIDAAMMLMRDLATGKASAKNLKIAAIQSYNISGMLRRGKFSRANQNGPEEYGFRGNARNYDLNRDFIKNDTENAKAFQQIFQHFKPIYFIDNHVSNGADYQYLFTYISTSKERLGDKLGSYFNEKMQPEILQNIQKKGILTTPYVNIHGDSPDEGFPAFMDSPRYATGYTTLFNTLGTVAETHMLKPYSDRVRATYEYMLSSINHTQKNAKEIQKKMAESFAEYQPGMKYALQWKLDETKYQLIDFKGYEAGKKTSGVSGKPRLYYDRTKPFIRKVKFFNAYKPTKFVTIPRYYVIPKSENKVIEYLKRNNIQMTEIAKDSTINVEIYRIADFKTVKKPYEGHYLHYETKTKSEFKNVNVRKGDFLVSTKQEGVKYLLETLEPEATDSFFNWNFFDAILGQKEYFSDYVFEDTAAELLKNDQVLRTAFELEKISDPEFAKDGNAQLEWIYRNSEYYEGSVGLYPIFRIK